A single window of Synechococcus sp. C9 DNA harbors:
- the purF gene encoding amidophosphoribosyltransferase, with product MNIRPDKPEEACGVFGVYAPGQEVAKLAYFGLYALQHRGQESAGIATFDQGRVHCYKHMGLVSQVFREEILRELPGQWAVGHNRYSTTGSSRVVNAQPVVVSSRLGELALAHNGNLVNTLELRQQLSPERYPLYSTTDSEIMAQLLAQAVDGGADWVTGAVQMAHQCQGAFSLVIGTPAGILGLRDSYGVRPLVLGTLGERGLVLASETCALDIIGADYLREVEPGEWVWITPEGFTCGQWQRAQRKLCVFEMIYFARPDSVMEGGSLYSYRRRLGEVLAQEAPVSADLVIAVPDSGVPAAIGFAQASGIPYAEGLIKNRYVGRTFIQPTQTMRETGIRMKLNPLRDVLQSQRVVVVDDSIVRGTTSRKLVRALREAGVREVHMRISSPPVTHPCFYGIDTDNQDQLIAARLSVSEISQHLEVDSLAYLSWAGMLAATGEAPQKFCSACFTGDYPISPPDTLKRSKLMLEHVT from the coding sequence ATGAACATTCGTCCTGACAAGCCGGAAGAAGCCTGTGGTGTGTTTGGGGTCTATGCCCCAGGGCAGGAGGTCGCGAAATTAGCCTATTTTGGTCTGTACGCCCTGCAACACCGGGGTCAGGAATCGGCGGGGATTGCCACTTTTGACCAGGGGCGGGTGCATTGTTACAAGCATATGGGGCTGGTGTCCCAGGTGTTTCGGGAGGAAATTTTGCGGGAATTGCCGGGGCAGTGGGCGGTGGGGCACAACCGCTATTCCACAACCGGGAGCAGTCGGGTGGTAAATGCCCAGCCGGTGGTGGTGTCTTCCCGTTTGGGGGAATTGGCGCTGGCGCATAATGGCAATCTTGTTAATACATTAGAATTACGTCAGCAGTTATCGCCGGAACGGTATCCCCTCTATTCCACCACGGATTCGGAGATCATGGCGCAGTTGCTGGCGCAGGCGGTGGACGGGGGGGCGGACTGGGTGACGGGGGCGGTGCAGATGGCGCACCAATGTCAGGGGGCGTTTAGTCTGGTGATTGGCACACCAGCGGGGATTTTGGGACTGCGGGATAGCTACGGGGTGCGTCCTTTGGTGTTGGGAACTTTGGGGGAACGGGGTTTGGTGTTGGCTTCGGAAACCTGTGCGTTGGATATTATCGGGGCGGATTATCTGCGGGAGGTGGAGCCGGGGGAATGGGTCTGGATCACGCCGGAGGGGTTCACCTGTGGGCAGTGGCAGCGGGCGCAACGGAAATTGTGTGTATTTGAAATGATTTATTTCGCCCGCCCGGATAGTGTGATGGAAGGGGGTAGTTTGTACAGCTATCGCCGCCGGTTGGGGGAAGTTTTGGCACAGGAAGCCCCGGTATCGGCGGATTTGGTGATTGCGGTGCCGGATTCGGGGGTGCCCGCCGCCATTGGGTTTGCCCAAGCCAGTGGCATTCCCTACGCCGAGGGGTTGATCAAAAACCGCTATGTGGGGCGCACCTTTATCCAACCCACCCAGACCATGCGGGAAACGGGCATTCGCATGAAGCTCAACCCCCTGCGGGATGTGCTCCAATCCCAACGGGTGGTGGTGGTGGATGATTCCATTGTGCGGGGCACTACGAGTCGCAAGTTGGTGCGGGCGTTGCGGGAGGCGGGGGTGCGGGAGGTGCATATGCGGATTTCGTCCCCCCCGGTGACCCATCCCTGCTTTTATGGGATTGACACGGACAATCAGGATCAACTGATCGCCGCCCGCCTGTCGGTGAGCGAAATTAGCCAGCATTTGGAGGTGGATTCCCTCGCCTACCTGAGTTGGGCGGGGATGTTAGCCGCCACCGGGGAAGCACCCCAAAAGTTCTGTTCTGCTTGCTTTACCGGGGATTATCCCATTTCCCCGCCGGATACGCTCAAACGGTCGAAATTGATGTTAGAACACGTTACCTAA
- a CDS encoding DUF4912 domain-containing protein — translation MTQEPTPLEEMTLRELRRRASELGISRYSRMRKSYLVTAIRAAELQTTYSHYSPMMQEAQTTVDTVKEALTEPAQTSVATALKDVDQGLPDLPGGYGETRIVLMPRDPQWAYAYWDIPNEVREERRRQGGQQLALRLYDATGINLAVQAPHSVQEYACDELAREWYLPIPVSDRDYVVEIGYRCADGRWLSLARSAPVRIPPVYPSDWVEDHFITVDFNEDLRGRTFFQLVPPSERQVPATDAPIYDEIMQLAAGAESMRVAGSLYGSMQHVPGSIVSSAEFAISSYVFPSGIGRWAIPTMSAVGMSGIGFAASMPPIRPRKFWLVADAELIVYGATEPDATVTVGGRRIKLNPDGTFRFQMSFPDGNLDFPIFAVAADGEQNREIHMTFDRRTLARRTNTREEAVEEWLLG, via the coding sequence ATGACCCAAGAACCTACGCCGCTTGAGGAGATGACCCTGCGGGAACTGCGCCGTCGGGCCAGTGAACTGGGCATTTCCCGATACAGCCGGATGCGTAAGTCCTATTTAGTGACTGCCATTCGGGCGGCTGAACTCCAGACCACCTATTCCCACTATTCCCCCATGATGCAGGAGGCGCAAACCACCGTGGACACTGTGAAAGAAGCATTGACTGAACCGGCGCAGACCAGCGTAGCGACCGCTTTGAAGGATGTGGATCAAGGATTGCCGGATTTACCGGGCGGCTATGGGGAAACCCGGATCGTTCTCATGCCCCGTGACCCCCAGTGGGCTTATGCCTATTGGGATATTCCCAACGAGGTACGGGAGGAGCGGCGGCGTCAGGGAGGACAACAGCTTGCCCTGCGGTTGTACGATGCCACGGGGATCAATCTGGCGGTGCAGGCGCCCCACAGTGTGCAGGAGTACGCCTGTGATGAGTTGGCACGGGAGTGGTACTTGCCCATTCCGGTGAGTGACCGGGATTATGTGGTGGAAATTGGCTACCGTTGTGCCGATGGGCGGTGGTTGAGCTTGGCTCGTTCGGCACCGGTGCGGATTCCCCCGGTGTATCCCTCGGATTGGGTCGAAGACCACTTTATAACGGTGGATTTTAACGAAGACCTGCGGGGTCGGACATTCTTCCAGTTGGTGCCCCCCAGTGAGCGGCAGGTTCCAGCGACGGATGCCCCCATTTACGATGAAATCATGCAATTGGCGGCGGGGGCGGAATCAATGCGGGTGGCTGGTTCCCTGTATGGCTCCATGCAACACGTCCCCGGTTCCATCGTCAGTAGTGCGGAGTTTGCCATCAGTTCCTATGTGTTCCCGTCTGGGATTGGGCGCTGGGCGATTCCGACCATGTCCGCTGTGGGGATGTCGGGGATTGGCTTTGCCGCTTCCATGCCGCCGATTCGTCCCCGGAAATTCTGGTTGGTGGCGGATGCGGAATTGATCGTTTACGGGGCAACGGAACCGGATGCCACCGTGACCGTGGGGGGACGGCGGATCAAGTTGAATCCCGATGGTACCTTCCGCTTCCAGATGAGCTTCCCGGATGGCAACCTGGACTTCCCGATCTTTGCGGTCGCCGCCGATGGGGAGCAAAACCGGGAAATCCACATGACCTTTGACCGGCGTACCCTGGCACGGCGCACCAACACCCGGGAAGAAGCGGTGGAAGAATGGTTGCTCGGTTAA
- a CDS encoding NADP-dependent isocitrate dehydrogenase, whose amino-acid sequence MYAKISPPTQGTRITFTAGGIPQVPDDPIIPYLRGDGTGVDIWPATQLVLDTAVQLCYGSARKIHWFKVYAGDEACEVYGEYQYLPQDTLTAIREYGVAIKGPLTTPVGGGIRSLNVALRQIFDLYACIRPCRYYPGTPSPHRHPEQLDVIIYRENTEDIYLGIEWRAETEPAQKLIQLLNEQFIPHTPEHQGKKIPLDSGIGIKPISKTGSQRLIRRAIQHALRLPPAKQLVTLVHKGNIMKYTEGAFRDWGYELVQNEFRQECVTERESWILENLEKNPDLTPEENARLIEPGYDSLPPAKQAVIVAEVQQVVAQIGDTHGQGQWRTKVMVNDRIADSIFQQIQTRPQEYSILATMNLNGDYLSDAAAAIVGGLGMGPGANIGDTCAIFEATHGTAPKHAGKDRVNPGSLILSGVMLLEFLGWQEAADLVQTALGNAIAQRQVTYDLARLMEPPVEPPLSCSGFAQAIVRQMENVKKS is encoded by the coding sequence ATGTACGCCAAAATTAGCCCCCCAACCCAGGGCACCCGGATCACCTTCACCGCCGGGGGTATACCCCAAGTCCCCGATGACCCAATCATTCCCTACCTGCGGGGGGATGGCACAGGGGTGGATATTTGGCCTGCCACCCAGTTGGTATTGGACACTGCGGTGCAATTGTGCTACGGTTCTGCCCGCAAAATCCATTGGTTCAAGGTCTATGCCGGGGATGAAGCCTGTGAAGTGTATGGCGAATATCAGTACCTGCCCCAGGATACCCTCACGGCGATTCGGGAGTATGGGGTCGCCATCAAAGGTCCTTTGACCACGCCGGTCGGGGGGGGCATTCGTTCCTTGAATGTGGCTCTGCGCCAGATTTTTGACCTGTACGCCTGTATCCGTCCCTGCCGCTATTACCCTGGCACCCCTTCGCCCCACCGTCACCCGGAACAATTGGATGTGATTATTTATCGGGAAAATACGGAGGATATTTACCTAGGCATTGAATGGCGGGCGGAAACGGAACCGGCGCAAAAACTGATTCAATTATTAAATGAACAATTCATTCCCCATACCCCGGAACATCAGGGAAAAAAAATTCCTCTGGATAGCGGCATCGGCATTAAACCGATTAGTAAAACCGGTTCCCAACGATTAATTCGCCGGGCGATTCAACACGCTTTGCGCCTGCCCCCAGCCAAACAATTGGTGACGTTGGTTCACAAGGGCAATATTATGAAATACACGGAAGGAGCCTTTCGGGACTGGGGTTATGAATTGGTGCAAAATGAATTTCGCCAGGAATGCGTGACGGAGCGGGAGTCTTGGATTTTAGAAAACTTAGAAAAAAATCCCGACCTTACCCCAGAGGAAAATGCCCGCTTGATTGAACCGGGTTACGACAGTTTGCCCCCCGCCAAACAGGCGGTGATTGTTGCCGAAGTCCAACAGGTTGTCGCCCAGATTGGGGACACCCACGGGCAGGGGCAATGGCGCACTAAAGTCATGGTCAATGACCGGATTGCCGACAGTATTTTTCAGCAAATCCAAACCCGTCCCCAGGAGTATTCGATTCTGGCTACCATGAACCTGAATGGGGATTACCTTTCCGATGCCGCCGCCGCCATTGTGGGCGGGTTGGGGATGGGACCCGGAGCCAATATCGGCGATACCTGCGCTATTTTTGAGGCGACCCACGGCACGGCTCCCAAACACGCTGGCAAGGACCGGGTGAATCCAGGCTCCCTGATCCTGTCGGGGGTGATGCTGTTGGAATTTTTGGGCTGGCAGGAGGCGGCTGACCTGGTGCAAACCGCCCTGGGTAACGCCATTGCCCAACGCCAAGTCACCTACGACCTCGCCCGCCTCATGGAACCCCCGGTGGAACCGCCCCTCTCCTGCTCCGGGTTCGCCCAAGCGATTGTCCGCCAGATGGAAAATGTCAAAAAATCTTGA
- the carA gene encoding glutamine-hydrolyzing carbamoyl-phosphate synthase small subunit: MGLQTTAPALLVLADGTALRGYRYGAKGTTVGEVVFNTGMTGYQEVLTDPSYCGQIVLFTYPELGNTGVNAEDVESERVQVQGLIVRHGCTQPSSWRAQASLVDYLEQWRVVGISGVDTRLLTRRLREQGAMNGAISTEILDPQELLEVVAQAPSMEGLNLVPRVSTSRVYEWCTPTAPMWEFAPVSPPPEPLLVVAVDFGIKHNILRRLASYGCRVVVVPATTPATEILAYDPDGIFLSNGPGDPAAVREGIATTQALLKTGRPLFGICLGHQILGLAMGSQTFKLKFGHHGLNHPAGLGNQVAISSQNHGFALDKDTLAPELQITDWNLNDQTVAGVRHQELPIFSVQYHPEASPGPHDADYFFAQFVEQMQQYRQRRRG, translated from the coding sequence ATGGGTTTGCAGACGACTGCCCCGGCTCTGTTGGTTTTAGCGGATGGAACGGCACTGCGGGGGTATCGCTATGGGGCGAAGGGCACCACCGTCGGGGAAGTGGTCTTTAATACGGGGATGACCGGCTATCAGGAGGTTCTCACCGACCCCAGCTATTGTGGACAAATCGTCCTGTTTACCTACCCGGAGTTGGGGAATACGGGGGTGAACGCCGAAGATGTGGAATCGGAGCGGGTGCAGGTGCAGGGGCTGATCGTCCGGCATGGCTGTACCCAACCCAGCAGTTGGCGGGCGCAGGCATCCCTGGTGGACTATCTGGAACAGTGGCGGGTGGTGGGGATCAGTGGCGTGGATACCCGGTTGTTGACCCGTCGTCTGCGAGAACAAGGGGCGATGAATGGGGCAATTTCCACGGAAATCCTCGACCCCCAGGAACTTTTGGAAGTGGTGGCGCAGGCTCCCAGCATGGAGGGGTTAAACCTGGTGCCCCGGGTGAGTACCTCTAGGGTTTACGAGTGGTGTACCCCCACAGCGCCCATGTGGGAATTTGCCCCGGTGTCCCCCCCGCCGGAACCTTTGCTGGTGGTGGCTGTTGACTTTGGCATTAAGCACAATATACTACGACGACTGGCAAGTTACGGCTGTCGGGTGGTGGTGGTGCCAGCGACGACCCCAGCTACGGAGATTCTCGCCTACGACCCGGATGGTATTTTTTTATCCAATGGTCCAGGGGACCCCGCCGCCGTCCGGGAGGGGATTGCCACGACCCAAGCCCTGCTGAAAACTGGGCGACCCCTATTCGGCATTTGCCTGGGGCATCAAATCCTGGGGTTGGCCATGGGAAGCCAGACCTTCAAACTCAAGTTTGGACATCACGGGTTGAACCACCCGGCGGGCTTAGGGAACCAGGTTGCCATCAGTAGCCAAAATCACGGTTTTGCCCTGGACAAAGATACCCTGGCACCGGAATTACAGATTACCGATTGGAATCTGAATGACCAGACAGTAGCCGGGGTGCGTCATCAGGAATTGCCGATTTTTTCGGTGCAATATCACCCGGAAGCCAGCCCTGGGCCGCACGATGCGGATTATTTTTTCGCCCAATTTGTGGAACAGATGCAACAGTATCGGCAGAGACGGCGGGGTTAA
- a CDS encoding cytochrome c biogenesis protein CcdA yields the protein MINLADTLYFWEQWANQWVTQELQHLTPVSLGLVLGAGVVTSLNPCVLSLLPVTVACLGAEQGGGWRRASWFTLGLATTLTALGMGAALLGRVYGQWGSGLSLLVAGVAIWMGLVLLEVLPLPMWAVPSGTGWGQGGWRSYGLGLTFGLGASPCSTPVLASLLAWVASTGNVLLGFGLLLAYTLGYTLPIWVAGTFTATVRQWLRLRPISRWFPLISGVILLVFGVYTLLAQVI from the coding sequence GTGATCAACCTGGCGGACACGCTGTATTTTTGGGAGCAATGGGCGAACCAATGGGTGACCCAGGAGTTGCAACACCTGACTCCGGTGAGTTTGGGGCTGGTGCTGGGAGCCGGGGTGGTGACGAGTTTGAACCCCTGTGTTTTGTCCCTTTTACCCGTGACCGTGGCTTGTTTGGGGGCGGAGCAGGGGGGTGGGTGGCGGCGAGCCAGTTGGTTTACCCTGGGGCTGGCCACCACGTTAACGGCGTTGGGGATGGGGGCGGCACTCCTGGGGCGGGTTTACGGGCAATGGGGGAGTGGTTTGTCCCTGTTGGTGGCGGGGGTGGCGATTTGGATGGGGTTGGTACTGCTGGAAGTCCTGCCCTTGCCGATGTGGGCGGTGCCGAGTGGGACGGGCTGGGGACAGGGCGGTTGGCGTTCCTACGGCTTGGGTCTGACCTTTGGACTGGGGGCTTCCCCCTGTAGTACGCCGGTTTTGGCGAGTTTACTGGCGTGGGTGGCGAGTACGGGCAATGTCCTGCTGGGGTTTGGGCTGTTGTTGGCTTATACCTTGGGTTACACGTTGCCCATCTGGGTGGCGGGTACCTTTACGGCAACGGTGCGGCAATGGCTCCGCCTCCGCCCGATTTCCCGCTGGTTTCCCCTGATCAGTGGGGTAATTTTGCTGGTCTTTGGAGTTTATACACTGTTAGCACAAGTGATCTAA
- the aspS gene encoding aspartate--tRNA ligase, which produces MRSHWCGQISSAEVGQAVQLCGWVEYYRDHGGVIFFDLRDYTGRVQIVSDPERTPASYPVAQQLRLESVVQIAGTVSQRPTGSENPRLPTGALEIYATELVVLNPVTRPLPFLPSGGDPVREELRLKYRYLTIRGDKLQQNLRLRHQVVQSIRRYLEDRLGFLEVETPMLTRSTPEGARDYLVPSRIYPGQWYALPQSPQLFKQLLMVGGCDRYYQIVRCFRDEDLRADRQPEFTQLDVELSFTSIPEMLRINEELVCHVFYKIKGIELTAPFPRLTYQQAMEWYGTDRPDTRFDLKLVNVSDVLADSGFRVFREAVQNGGLVKILPVPGGNEKISNVRIKPGGDLFKLVTEAGGKGLAYIRVREGFELDTIGAIKEHLTEAQKQAILERTHAQPGDLLLFGAGPAHLVNKSLDHLRQYLGRELDLIDPQAVSLLWVVDFPLVEWNPEQQRYEALHHPFTAPHPDDLGHLETARALAYDLVWNGTEIGGGSLRNYQRSTQEKIFNLIGLSPAEYEEKFGFLLEALEYGAPPHGGIAYGLDRWVMLLAGEDSIREVMAFPKTQQARDLLTDAPAAVLPEQLKELHVRMASPRKLSELPKPHE; this is translated from the coding sequence GTGCGTAGTCATTGGTGTGGTCAGATTAGCTCAGCCGAGGTGGGGCAAGCGGTGCAACTATGCGGCTGGGTCGAGTATTACCGGGATCATGGCGGGGTAATTTTCTTTGACCTGCGGGATTATACCGGGCGGGTGCAGATTGTCAGTGACCCGGAACGCACGCCCGCATCCTACCCGGTGGCGCAACAATTGCGGTTGGAATCGGTGGTGCAGATTGCTGGTACGGTCAGCCAGCGACCAACGGGTTCGGAAAATCCCCGTTTACCCACCGGTGCCCTGGAAATCTATGCGACTGAATTGGTGGTTTTGAACCCCGTGACCCGTCCCTTGCCATTTTTGCCCTCCGGGGGCGATCCGGTGCGGGAAGAATTGCGTTTGAAATATCGTTACTTGACCATTCGTGGGGATAAATTGCAACAGAATCTCCGCCTACGGCATCAAGTGGTGCAATCCATTCGCCGTTATTTGGAAGACCGGCTGGGTTTTTTGGAAGTGGAAACCCCCATGCTCACCCGTTCTACCCCCGAAGGCGCGCGGGATTATCTGGTTCCCTCTCGTATTTATCCAGGGCAGTGGTATGCGTTGCCCCAATCCCCCCAGCTATTTAAGCAACTTTTAATGGTCGGTGGTTGCGACCGTTACTATCAGATTGTTCGCTGTTTTCGGGATGAGGATTTACGGGCGGATCGGCAACCGGAATTTACCCAATTGGACGTGGAATTGAGTTTTACTTCCATCCCAGAAATGTTGCGAATTAACGAGGAATTGGTCTGCCATGTTTTTTATAAAATTAAGGGGATAGAATTAACCGCACCGTTTCCCCGTTTAACCTATCAGCAAGCGATGGAATGGTATGGCACCGACCGCCCCGACACCCGGTTTGATTTGAAATTAGTCAATGTTTCCGATGTATTAGCAGACTCAGGATTTCGTGTCTTTCGGGAAGCAGTCCAAAATGGGGGTTTGGTGAAAATTTTACCCGTTCCCGGTGGCAATGAAAAAATTTCCAATGTGCGGATCAAACCTGGCGGTGATTTATTTAAGTTGGTCACGGAAGCGGGGGGCAAAGGTCTCGCCTATATTCGGGTGCGGGAGGGATTTGAACTCGATACGATTGGGGCAATTAAGGAGCATTTAACCGAGGCGCAAAAACAAGCCATTTTAGAACGCACCCATGCCCAACCCGGCGATTTATTACTCTTTGGGGCGGGGCCTGCCCATTTGGTGAATAAATCCCTGGATCATTTGCGGCAGTACCTGGGAAGAGAATTAGATTTGATTGATCCCCAAGCGGTTTCCCTTTTGTGGGTAGTGGATTTTCCCCTCGTGGAATGGAACCCAGAACAACAACGTTACGAAGCATTGCACCATCCTTTTACTGCCCCGCACCCGGACGATCTAGGGCATTTGGAAACCGCTAGAGCCTTAGCCTACGATTTGGTGTGGAATGGCACGGAAATTGGGGGCGGCAGTTTACGGAATTACCAACGTTCTACCCAGGAAAAAATCTTTAATTTGATTGGTTTATCCCCTGCTGAGTATGAAGAGAAATTTGGCTTTTTATTAGAAGCCCTGGAGTATGGCGCACCACCGCACGGGGGAATTGCCTATGGTTTGGATCGGTGGGTCATGCTGTTAGCCGGGGAAGATTCGATCCGAGAAGTGATGGCTTTTCCCAAGACCCAACAGGCACGGGATTTACTCACGGATGCGCCAGCGGCAGTTTTGCCAGAACAATTAAAAGAACTCCATGTGCGTATGGCTTCGCCACGCAAGCTATCGGAATTGCCAAAACCTCATGAATAA
- a CDS encoding DUF309 domain-containing protein produces MNPYPPEFLQAIDQFNQGEYYACHDTLEALWMEALEPERTLYQGLLQMAVAGYHLGNGNQRGAILLLGEGLSRLRRCQELPPGWDFERLIQQGQSLLAHLQAQHSCEFNLRLLPL; encoded by the coding sequence ATGAATCCTTATCCCCCCGAATTTTTACAGGCGATTGACCAATTCAACCAGGGGGAATACTACGCCTGCCATGACACCCTGGAAGCCCTGTGGATGGAAGCGCTGGAGCCGGAACGCACGCTTTATCAGGGGTTATTGCAAATGGCGGTGGCGGGTTATCACCTGGGCAATGGCAATCAGCGGGGTGCCATTTTACTGCTGGGGGAGGGGTTGAGCCGTCTGCGCCGTTGTCAGGAATTGCCGCCTGGGTGGGATTTTGAGAGATTAATTCAGCAAGGGCAAAGTCTATTGGCTCATCTACAAGCGCAACATTCCTGCGAATTTAACCTACGTTTGTTGCCCCTATAA
- a CDS encoding glutaredoxin family protein, with the protein MTLPHLVLYGKPGCHLCAGLREKLTEIAPGCFTLTERDITTDAQWWQKYQYEIPVLTLVRGEQEIPLPRLSPRLSAQQCRQYLANWLAMNAVAQGT; encoded by the coding sequence ATGACCCTGCCCCACCTCGTGCTTTATGGTAAACCCGGTTGTCACCTGTGTGCGGGACTACGGGAAAAATTAACCGAGATTGCGCCGGGATGCTTCACCCTAACGGAGCGGGACATCACCACCGATGCCCAATGGTGGCAGAAATATCAGTACGAAATTCCCGTGCTGACCCTGGTGCGGGGAGAGCAGGAAATTCCCTTGCCCCGTTTGTCCCCCCGTTTATCGGCGCAACAATGCCGTCAGTATCTGGCAAATTGGTTAGCAATGAATGCAGTTGCCCAAGGAACATAG
- a CDS encoding DUF1823 family protein yields MMLPMGNTTKLTDALLWEILQERLPADEVNQLVWEYLGYEYDPSQQTWRTERVASPWRERFPTPPDFIRDRSAIVQLTRSIPPAAKQLLKQELGFPGYQVSELTPERTRRATIVNWLLGIRRTHP; encoded by the coding sequence ATGATGTTGCCAATGGGTAATACAACCAAATTAACCGATGCGCTTTTGTGGGAGATTCTCCAGGAACGGCTCCCGGCGGATGAGGTGAATCAATTGGTCTGGGAGTATTTGGGGTACGAGTATGACCCCAGCCAGCAGACTTGGCGCACGGAGCGGGTGGCTTCCCCCTGGCGGGAGCGATTTCCCACCCCCCCTGATTTTATCCGGGATCGCTCGGCGATTGTCCAACTCACCCGCAGTATTCCCCCGGCGGCGAAACAATTACTCAAACAAGAATTAGGGTTCCCCGGCTACCAGGTGTCGGAACTCACCCCGGAGCGCACCCGCCGTGCCACGATTGTGAATTGGTTGTTGGGGATTCGCCGCACACACCCATGA
- a CDS encoding aspartate carbamoyltransferase catalytic subunit gives MTSPQWQRRHLLSLQDLAPWEYEIILQTTASFVEVLSRPTPKVPTLQGRVVALLFFESSTRTRNSFELAAKRLSADTLNFSPGTSALNKGETILDTAKTLLAMNTNLMVIRHQYSGVPHQIAQECDRLGTGVGVINAGDGQHEHPTQALLDLFTLCSQNHAKPPSLASLRGCKIAIVGDIRHSRVARSNIYSLRAAGAEVHLAGPPTLVTKEWQALGVQVHWDLAPALQSAHFVMALRLQTERMEQHFLPSLREYHREYGLTRERLSLCQPGVKILHPGPANRGVELTSDVMDDPELSLVSQQVSNGVAVRMAVLYLLSRAKLTGS, from the coding sequence ATGACCAGCCCCCAATGGCAACGACGGCATTTACTCTCCCTACAGGATTTGGCACCTTGGGAGTATGAAATTATCCTGCAAACCACTGCCAGTTTTGTGGAGGTGCTGAGCCGCCCCACGCCCAAGGTTCCCACTTTGCAAGGACGGGTGGTTGCCCTGCTGTTTTTTGAATCTTCGACCCGCACCCGCAACAGCTTTGAACTCGCCGCCAAACGCCTCTCCGCCGATACCCTGAACTTTTCCCCCGGCACCTCCGCCCTGAATAAGGGGGAAACCATTTTGGATACCGCCAAAACCCTGCTGGCGATGAATACCAATCTGATGGTCATCCGCCACCAGTACAGCGGTGTGCCCCACCAAATCGCCCAGGAGTGTGACCGCCTGGGTACGGGGGTGGGGGTGATCAACGCCGGGGATGGGCAACATGAACATCCGACCCAAGCCCTGCTGGATTTATTTACTTTGTGCAGTCAAAATCATGCAAAACCACCCAGTTTAGCCAGTTTGCGGGGGTGCAAAATTGCCATTGTTGGGGATATTCGCCACTCCCGGGTCGCCCGTTCTAATATCTACAGCCTGCGTGCCGCTGGCGCAGAGGTGCATCTGGCGGGACCCCCCACTTTGGTTACTAAGGAATGGCAAGCCCTGGGCGTACAGGTGCATTGGGACTTGGCTCCCGCTTTACAATCGGCTCATTTTGTCATGGCATTGCGCTTACAAACGGAACGGATGGAGCAACATTTTTTGCCCAGCCTGCGGGAGTACCACCGGGAATATGGCTTGACCCGGGAACGGCTCTCTTTGTGCCAACCGGGGGTGAAAATTCTCCATCCTGGTCCGGCGAATCGGGGGGTGGAACTGACTTCCGATGTCATGGATGACCCGGAGTTGAGCCTGGTGTCCCAACAGGTGAGCAATGGGGTGGCGGTACGCATGGCGGTTTTGTATCTCCTGAGTCGGGCGAAACTGACTGGTTCGTAG